One genomic region from Drosophila busckii strain San Diego stock center, stock number 13000-0081.31 chromosome 3R, ASM1175060v1, whole genome shotgun sequence encodes:
- the LOC108604468 gene encoding leishmanolysin-like peptidase, whose protein sequence is MLLKLIVLLCGCCCCLLMVKGHNCQHQHPKAHEVVHGVHIDVGHEDDGNAAGHGARHVRSIVANQPLRILLVYDESVYRLEEEKFNLINDTVLPEAVQFWEQALMVRETKGVIRLNRKCDSTQVYVKNGHTYCIDQCKATTMCGEVQVPNEHLDVCRVCNSTGQNCRIDTNTQPGEGIENADFVFYVSARQTQRCFKGLTVAYAAHCQQEALLDRPIAGHANLCPESISTKPQELQTLISTVKHEILHALGFSVSLYAFFRDDEGKPRTPRKSDTGKPYLNEKLQIHQWSNETIRKVERSNWAVRGGHVKKVVDMMVTPRVVSEVRAHFDCDILEGAELEDQGGEGTALTHWEKRILENEAMTGTHTQSPVFSRITLALMEDSGWYRANYSMATPLTWGKGLGCNFVLRSCKDWIQANANRGRSIHPFCSKVKQDPLQTECTDDRNSVALCNLIKHDYELPKSYQNFDTLNNVDDGEEGYYGGSVSLADHCPYIQEFTWRSKNIIVRGSHCRFVENNPKPEKNFALESYGHGSKCFDHSENMWEELSCHQTREWQHWGSGCYKYNCHDGRLHILVGNYSYKCSFPRQKLYIRIEAHGWLHKGAIMCPPCHELCGAYFASQGKQCRPGEEPDPLNKYPRDNLTCGARSERLDVAIISTALFVLLLLRQLN, encoded by the exons GTTGTGCATGGTGTGCACATTGATGTGGGCCATGAAGATGATGGTAATGCAGCCGGGCATGGTGCACGCCACGTGCGCAGCATTGTCGCCAATCAACCGCTACGCATACTGTTGGTCTACGATGAATCGGTTTACAG ATTAGAGGAGGAGAAATTCAACTTAATAAAC GACACAGTGTTACCCGAAGCCGTGCAGTTCTGGGAACAGGCATTGATGGTTAGAGAAACAAAGGGCGTCATACGTCTCAATCG CAAGTGCGACAGCACACAGGTGTATGTGAAAAATGGACACACCTATTGCATTGATCAGTGCAAGGCAACCACCATGTGCGGCGAGGTCCAAGTGCCCAACGAGCATCTGGAT GTTTGTCGTGTGTGCAACAGCACTGGTCAAAATTGCCGCATCGACACCAACACCCAACCCGGTGAGGGAATCGAGAATGCCGACTTTGTTTTCTATGTCTCGGCGCGACAGACTCAGCGCTGTTTCAAAGGCTTGACTGTGGCTTATGCGGCGCATTGTCAGCAGGAGGCGCTGCTGGATCGTCCCATAGCTGGACATGCCAATTTGTGCCCCGAAAGCATCAGTACCAAGCCGCAAGAGCTGCAAACACTCATATCAACTGTAAAGCATGAAATTCTACACGCATTGGGCTTTTCTGTTAGTCTCTATGCTTTCTTCAGGGACGATGAGGGCAAGCCGCGCACCCCGCGCAAATCGGATACCGGCAAGCCTTACCTTAATGAAAA ATTGCAGATACACCAGTGGAGCAATGAGACCATACGCAAAGTGGAGCGCAGCAATTGGGCAGTGCGCGGTGGTCATGTCAAGAAGGTGGTGGACATGATGGTTACTCCGCGCGTGGTGAGCGAAGTGCGTGCGCATTTCGATTGCGACATACTGGAGGGCGCAGAGCTGGAAGATCAGGGCGGCGAAGGCACTGCTCTTACACACTGGGAGAAGCGCATTTTGGAGAATGAGGCCATGAcggggacacacacacagtcgccAGTATTTTCACGCATTACCTTGGCGCTAATGGAGGACTCGGGCTGGTATCGTGCCAACTACTCCATGGCCACCCCTCTGACTTGGGGCAAAGGCTTGGGTTGTAATTTTGtgctgcgcagctgcaaaGACTGGATACAAGCGAATGCTAATCGGGGACGCTCCATACATCCGTTCTGCTCAAAAGTGAAGCAGGATCCGTTGCAAACGGAATGCACAGATGATCGCAACTCTGTGGCACTGTGTAATCTCATCAAGCATGACTATGAGCTGCCCAAGTCATATCAAAACTTTGACACTCTCAACAATGTGGATGACGGCGAAGAGGGCTACTATGGCGGCTCAGTATCCTTAGCAGACCATTGCCCCTACATACAGGAGTTTACCTGGCGCAGCAAGAACATAATTGTGCGCGGCTCCCACTGCCGATTTGTGGAGAATAACCCAA AGCCAGagaaaaactttgctttggaGAGCTATGGTCACGGCTCCAAGTGCTTTGATCACAGCGAAAACATGTGGGAGGAGCTCTCCTGCCATCAGACACGGGAATGGCAACATTGGGGCAGCGGCTGCTACAAATACAATTGCCACGATGGACGACTGCACATACTTGTTGGGAATTATAGCTACAAATGTTCATTTCCCCGACAAAAGCTCTACATACGAATTGAAGCTCATGGCTGGCTGCATAAAGGTGCTATCATGTGTCCGCCGTGTCACGAACTATGCGGCGCATATTTTGCCAGCCAGGGAAAGCAATGCCGTCCTGGGGAGGAGCCTGATCCATTGAACAAATACCCACGCGATAATCTCACATGTGGAGCGCGTTCGGAGCGTCTTGATGTGGCCATAATAAGCACtgctttatttgtattgttgttgttgcgtcaACTCAACTAA
- the LOC108601515 gene encoding uncharacterized protein LOC108601515, translated as MNASDGVYAELYAHIYRYNFSGIFYFANEQENQSCQIEKWLPIAGSTIPTLIWRTFKTAQLNLVMNEELLVLACLPAVYRQDLLKTLVTNFGDTNRIYSFDAYPAYELHSVELKGQYLFEDKTYNLKGYKMLTLPDLSEPNTILYYDKHGTARMLGYVWQMLTAFCHKHKADLQLALEPKHLRPLTQIQVLDLARDGIVDLPASVQPLAIRYPERYHEYAYPATVAGWCTMLPLESLISVPSFYSWLLPVATLSFLVLLGLIYLLLQERWRRLKLAWLVLAMWLTCTIVGSLSSLFIAPPTERQIDSFQALSDAKLHIFGLRAEYNNFDFDMRTKYASAFRLTDKMSELIAMRNSLNTSFAYTVTYSKWLLYAAQQAHLPRPLFRFSQDICYYQHVPFALVIPEDSPHRVHLQRFMLQLGESGLFKHWISNSYHYMQEAGRLNYKPQAQVIMQRQEHGLAMEDLYGLIKAFAIGLVVSTGLFISELLLYRFRVWAGYVDNSTL; from the exons ATGAACGCTAGTGACGGAGTCTACGCGGAGCTGTACGCTCACATATATCGCTATAACTTTAGTGGCATTTTCTACTTTGCCAATGAGCAAGAAAATCAAAGCTGTCAGATTGAAAAGTGGCTGCCAATAGCTGGAAGCACCATACCTACGCTAATATGGCGCACATTTAAAACTGCGCAACTGAATCTAGTGATGAATGAAGAACTGCTGGTTCTGGCATGTTTGCCTGCTGTTTATCGACAGGATTTGTTAAAAACTTTGGTAACAA ACTTTGGGGACACAAATAGAATATACAGCTTTGACGCTTATCCGGCGTATGAACTACACAGTGTAGAATTGAAAGGCCAATACTTGTTTGAAGATAAAACTTATAATCTAAAAGGCtacaaaatgttaacattGCCCGATCTATCAGAACCAAATACTATACTCTATTACGATAAGCATGGAACAGCGAGGATGTTGGGGTATGTGTGGCAGATGTTAACAGCGTTTTGCCACAAGCACAAGGCTGACTTGCAGCTTGCTTTAGAGCCTAAGCACTTAAGGCCGTTGACGCAAATACAAGTCTTGGATTTAGCACGTGATGGCATTGTGGACTTACCTGCAAGCGTTCAACCGTTGGCGATACGTTATCCTGAGCGTTATCATGAGTATGCTTATCCAGCAACGGTGGCCGGTTGGTGCACTATGTTGCCCTTGGAGTCGCTTATAAGTGTGCCTTCATTCTACAGCTGGCTGCTGCCTGTAGCAACCTTAAGTTTTCTGGTGCTCCTGGGACTCATTTATCTACTGTTGCAAGAACGTTGGCGTCGCTTAAAACTTGCCTGGCTGGTGCTCGCTATGTGGCTTACTTGCACTATTGTCGGCAGCTTGAGCTCACTTTTTATTGCGCCACCCACGGAACGGCAAATCGATAGTTTTCAAGCTTTATCAGATGCtaaattgcacatttttgGATTGCGTGCTGAATACAACAATTTCGACTTTGATATGCGCACCAAATATGCGAGCGCTTTTCGTCTCACGGATAAAATGTCCGAATTGATTGCAATGCGGAATTCTTTAAACACCAGCTTTGCCTATACTGTAACCTACTCCAAGTGGTTGTTGTATGCGGCGCAACAAGCTCATTTGCCCAGACCATTGTTTCGCTTTTCACAGGATATCTGCTATTATCAGCATGtgccttttgctttggttATACCCGAGGATTCACCGCATCGTGTACATTTACAAAGATTTATGCTGCAATTAGGCGAATCCGGCTTATTCAAACACTGGATTTCCAACAGTTACCATTATATGCAGGAAGCGGGACGCCTAAACTACAAGCCACAAGCGCAGGTCATCATGCAACGCCAGGAGCACGGCTTAGCGATGGAGGATCTTTATGGCTTAATTAAAGCCTTCGCTATAGGTTTAGTTGTAAGCACGGGTTTGTTTATCTCCGAATTGTTACTATATCGTTTTCGTGTTTGGGCTGGATATGTAGACAATTCAACACTATAA
- the LOC108602811 gene encoding UDP-xylose and UDP-N-acetylglucosamine transporter, with translation MKLTAILATASVLIGCCFAVVFLELLVKLDPGAGNLITFTQFAFIALEGFIFTAKFGAAKRVIGLKDYGLLVGMFFVTSVINNYVFQLNVPMTLHMIIRGGSLISNMCLGSIILNRHYKFEQYVAVLMLSVGIFICTYCSSQDVERVKDNQHESNFVWWLVGVLLLVLALFISSYMGITQELLYRRHGKHAREALYYTHLLPLPAFLFMHDNISAHWTLALQGERYICHWLGGLAVPLLLVYLLGNVLMQHLCISSVYFLTTEYSSLTVTLILTLRKFISLVFSIIYFRNPFTIYHWLGTVLVFVGTLMFTNILNFKRKVKNK, from the coding sequence ATGAAACTCACTGCTATACTTGCCACAGCTAGCGTTTTAATAGGCTGTTGCTTTGCGGTAGTATTTCTGGAACTATTAGTGAAATTGGATCCCGGCGCTGGCAATCTTATAACCTttacacaatttgcatttatagcaCTGGAAGGTTTTATCTTCACAGCCAAATTTGGTGCAGCAAAGCGTGTGATAGGTTTAAAAGATTATGGCTTGCTGGTGGGCATGTTCTTCGTGACGAGCGTGATCAACAATTATGTGTTCCAGCTAAATGTTCCAATGACGCTCCACATGATCATACGTGGCGGTTCGCTTATATCAAATATGTGCCTTGGTAGCATTATACTCAATAGACATTACAAATTTGAACAATATGTGGCAGTGTTAATGCTAAGCGTGGGcatatttatatgcacttACTGCTCAAGTCAGGATGTGGAGCGTGTAAAGGATAATCAACACGAATCGAATTTCGTTTGGTGGCTAGTGGGAGTGCTGCTATTAGTGCTTGCGCTCTTCATCTCCTCATATATGGGCATCACACAGGAACTGTTGTATCGTCGGCATGGCAAACATGCACGTGAGGCGCTTTACTATACACAcctgttgccgctgcctgcttttttatttatgcacgaCAACATCTCGGCACATTGGACATTGGCTTTGCAAGGTGAACGCTATATATGCCATTGGCTTGGCGGCTTGGCAGTGCCACTACTTCTAGTTTACCTGTTAGGTAATGTTTTAATGCAACATCTGTGCATTAGCTCAGTGTACTTCTTAACTACAGAATATAGTTCGCTTACAGTTACTCTCATCTTAACTCTGCGCAAATTTATATCTTTagtattttctattatttactTTCGCAATCCATTTACCATATATCATTGGTTGGGCACAGTGCTCGTTTTTGTTGGCACTTTAATGTTTACAAATATACTCAATTTTAAGCGAAAAGTAAagaacaaataa
- the LOC108602806 gene encoding aminopeptidase N, whose translation MVVKEMPLHESLNMEQRSNANSLPTTTTAPTTTTFSSMGRRFSVSLTTAVLLASFFICTLLAVGFIVYNFATCAQLDSESGEDILCTKLHLRKANQLHGAKTAPKYDQDVRLPRSLQPLKYNLTIVPQMSGNFSFTGAVQINVLALEDCYNITMHAEELNITRNDVAVYRVLSTGSKEQREPDSLRIHKQYLVSAKQFFVIQLYDKLQRGSEYIVHIRFSGIIQDYLQGFYRSSYEVLNETRWVASTQFQATDARRAFPCFDEPALKANFTLHIARPRQLTTISNMPIVYSNNHESLPNYVWDHFAESLPMSTYLVAYAITDFTHISSGNFSVWARADAIKSAEYALSVGPKILDFLQNFFGVPFPLPKIDMIALPEFQAGAMENWGLITFRETAMLYEKGVAIASNKQRVATVVGHELAHQWFGNLVTPSWWTDIWLNEGFASYMEFLTANAVAPEWKLLDEFVVNELQTVFQLDALTTSHKISQEVGNPQEISEIFDRISYAKGSTVIRMMSHFLTDAVFRRGLSKYLREMAYKSATQDDLWRFLTDEAKASGLLDNSTSVKAIMDTWTLQTGYPVVKVSRHPNSDAVRLEQTRFVYGNSSKADEQLLWWIPITATTAEELNFENTRPSTWIPRTSSYELTNRNLSIAKWFIFNIQQTGYYRVNYDLDNWRAVTEHLLNAGQYTQIAPANRAQLLDDVLNLAKGSYLSYDTAMNLTRYLGHETNHVPWKAAITNFNFIDAMFVNSGDYDLLKNYLLKMLRKVYSEVVDQDSPAANEDVPLQLKRAEILNMACHLGHQQCISESNKQFQNWVQTPNPDAYNPINPNMRGIVYCSAIQYGSEYEWDFAFDRYLKTPVSSEKELLLSAMGCSKEPWILYRYLRRSIAGQHIRKQDMLRVFAAVSNTIVGQQIAFDFLRNNWQTINVYMGSQVSNIHTLLRFATKRMNSMFQLSELEEFVRHARWVYDRPIQQILEQVEVNVDWMNRNYKSIVKWLQEQQPESSLYM comes from the exons ATGGTGGTTAAGGAGATGCCGTTGCATGAGAGTCTCAACATGGAGCAACGGTCCAACGCCAACAGTTtacctacaacaacaacagcaccaacaacaacaacattttctaGCATGGGCAGACGGTTTAGTGTGTCCTTGACCACAGCGGTACTGTTGGCATCATTTTTCATCTGCACGCTGCTCGCTGTGGGCTTTATAGTCTATAACTTTGCAACCTGTGCGCAGCTGGACTCCGAGAGCGGCGAGGACATACTTTGCaccaaattgcatttgcgcaaagcaaatcaattgcatGGCGCCAAAACGGCACCAAAATATGATCAAGATGTGCGCCTGCCACGTTCTTTACAACCTTTAAAGTATAATCTAACGATCGTGCCACAAATGAGCGGTAACTTTAGTTTCACGGGCGCCGTGCAGATAAACGTGCTGGCGCTGGAGGATTGCTACAACATTACCATGCACGCTGAGGAGCTTAATATAACGCGCAACGATGTTGCCGTCTATCGTGTACTGTCTACGGGCAGCAAAGAGCAACGCGAGCCAGATAGTCTACGTATTCATAAGCAGTATCTGGTGAGCGCCAAACAGTTTTTTGTCATCCAATTGTATGATAAACTACAGCGTGGATCGGAGTATATAGTGCATATACGATTTTCTGGCATCATACAGGACTATTTGCAAGGATTCTATCGCAGCTCCTATGAGGTGCTCAATGAGACTAG ATGGGTCGCCTCCACACAGTTTCAAGCAACTGATGCGCGTCGGGCCTTTCCCTGCTTTGATGAACCTGCGCTGAAGGCAAACTTTACTCTGCATATAGCCCGACCGCGTCAGCTAACCACCATTTCCAACATGCCCATAGTGTACAGTAATAACCA CGAATCGTTACCCAATTATGTGTGGGATCACTTTGCTGAATCGCTGCCCATGTCCACATATTTGGTGGCCTATGCCATAACCGACTTCACTCATATTTCTTCGGGGAACTTTTCGGTTTGGGCACGCGCTGATGCCATTAAGTCGGCGGAGTATGCGCTGAGCGTTGGTCCCAAGATTTTGGACTTTTTGCAGAATTTCTTTGGAGTCCCTTTTCCCTTGCCCAAGATTGATATGATAGCACTGCCCGAGTTTCAGGCAGGTGCTATGGAAAACTGGGGTCTCATTACCTTTCGCGAGACAGCCATGTTGTATGAGAAGGGCGTGGCGATTGCCAGCAATAAACAACGTGTGGCGACTGTGGTGGGCCACGAGCTGGCGCATCAATGGTTTGGCAATTTGGTCACACCCAGCTGGTGGACAGATATTTGGTTGAATGAAGGATTCGCTAGCTATATGGAGTTCCTTACAGCAAACGCCGTGGCTCCGGAATGGAAGCTGCTAGATGAGTTTGTGGTGAATGAGCTGCAGACGGTATTTCAACTGGATGCGCTCACCACTTCACATAAAATCTCACAGGAAGTGGGCAACCCGCAAGAGATTTCGGAAATTTTTGATCGTATTTCGTATGCTAAGGGCTCAACTGTCATACGCATGATGAGTCACTTTCTAACTGATGCTGTCTTTCGTCGTGGTCTAAGCAAATATCTGAGGGAAAT GGCCTATAAATCGGCCACTCAGGATGATCTATGGCGTTTTCTAACTGACGAGGCCAAAGCTTCAGGCTTGCTTGACAACAGCACTAGCGTTAAAGCCATTATGGACACTTGGACTTTGCAAACAGGCTATCCTGTTGTGAAAGTTTCGCGTCATCCCAATTCAGATGCTGTGCGTTTGGAGCAGACGCGCTTTGTCTATGGCAATAGCAGCAAGGCAGACGAGCAGCTACTCTGGTGGATACCTATTACTGCGACCACAGCCGAGGAGCTAAACTTTGAGAACACGCGTCCAAGCACCTGGATACCACGTACTAGCAGCTATGAGTTAACAAATCGCAATCTATCCATTGCTAAATggttcatttttaatatacaacaaaCGGGTTATTATCGAGTCAACTATGATTTGGACAATTGGCGTGCGGTGACGGAACATTTGTTGAATGCTGGCCAATATACACAAATCGCGCCCGCAAATCGTGCACAGCTCTTAGATGATGTCTTAAACCTGGCGAAAGGTTCATATTTATCCTACGATACGGCTATGAATTTGACACGCTATTTGGGGCATGAAACGAACCACGTACCCTGGAAGGCGGCCATTAcgaactttaattttatagatGCCATGTTTGTCAACTCGGGGGACTATGATTTACTTAAG AACTATTTGCTGAAAATGCTACGCAAAGTGTACTCGGAGGTGGTGGATCAAGACTCACCAGCTGCCAACGAAGATGTGCCGTTGCAGCTGAAACGCGCTGAAATACTTAACATGGCCTGCCATTTAGGACATCAGCAGTGCATCTCcgaaagcaacaaacaatttcaaaattggGTGCAAACACCCAATCCAGATGCTTACAACCC CATTAATCCCAATATGCGTGGCATAGTTTACTGCTCAGCTATACAATATGGCTCGGAGTATGAATGGGATTTTGCTTTTGATCGCTACTTAAAGACGCCTGTGTCCAGTGAGAAGGAGCTACTTCTTAGTGCCATGGGTTGCTCCAAGGAACCATGGATACTGTATCGTTATCTGCGTCGTTCCATAGCTGGACAACACATACGCAAACAGGATATGTTGcgtgtatttgctgctgtatCTAATACTATAGTGGGCCAGCAGATAGCATTTGATTTTCTGCGCAACAATTGGCAGACAATTAATGTCTa TATGGGCTCACAGGTGTCTAACATACACACGCTGCTGCGCTTCGCCACCAAGCGCATGAATTCAATGTTTCAGCTAAGCGAGCTGGAGGAATTTGTGCGTCATGCGCGCTGGGTGTATGATCGTCCTATACAGCAAATTTTGGAACAAGTTGAGGTGAATGTGGACTGGATGAATCGTAACTATAAATCCATAGTTAAGTGGttgcaggagcagcagcccgAGAGCAGTTTGTACATGTAG
- the LOC108602815 gene encoding complex III assembly factor LYRM7 has product MSQHLRRQALSAFKKLHRTRQYVFQGDETALIAGRQKINESFQQNRNETNQEEIQKMIQLANDCEHELRTNVIQAKKREDDVYELRITPDITRLDNVVFNPDAIIEKPRRRRGDKNTGCCGGAAMEALEKEINTRKQ; this is encoded by the exons ATGTCTCAACATTTACGGCGGCAG gCGCTAAGTGCGTTTAAGAAACTGCATCGCACACGGCAGTATGTTTTCCAAGGCGATGAAACAGCGCTGATTGCTGGCCGTCAAAAAATCAACGAATCTTTTCAACAAAATCGCAATGAAACTAACCAGGAGGAGATCCAAAAG ATGATACAACTCGCCAATGACTGCGAGCATGAATTGCGCACGAATGTTATACAAGCCAAAAAGCGCGAGGACGACGTTTATG agcTACGTATAACGCCTGACATTACGCGTCTGGACAATGTTGTCTTCAATCCAGATGCGATCATTGAGAAACCACGGAGAAGGCGTGGAGATAAGAACACTGGCTGTTGCGGCGGCGCGGCAATGGAAGCTCTAGAAAAGGAAATCAATACGCGAAAGCagtaa
- the LOC108602808 gene encoding snRNA-activating protein complex subunit 4: MCDIDSLQQSQRELLQEINTLLTKTNSEQNEGNTLLLNQEMQRRLEQLRRRMIELLQLVRERYARNEQILIRRQCRRAASSTDGPAAADNINKSGAVLRGGTFRFKGNLYFRDVDGRSCPNNEDYEKRCYTEMFPTDFDMRSKHVWTVLDKRNVVMGIKQQLVEHASFGTLPSDQARKRKRIAAHEQTISNLLGAADSSFSIDWHQISSLDVDHRHSPYSCEAMWLVYLQPQLKRDDWSPDEDEQLLAAARKHALQDWQAIAAAVPQRSDYQCFVRRQTTLRLQLEPTSNYKWVHEDNERLRKVVLRNTVNGVINWSQVVEHFPGRSRSTLIGRYTYVLHPSISREPFTPKEDFQLFAAYEEYNGKFNCFPRTLFPNRSLAQLRTRYHNVLAQRNKTDCWSVDDDTKLMDFVGNHGPQWVNCANFLGNHTRTSCRTRFLVIKRFLEQNSHATVADIPRRKCHKNAQVTPENWLQRLEEWQKDPSALIDETALSKRSNRAKRPRREPMQQRLAPLRGLELQFYEYFKYAYNLNLNVPQATPLLLPSNTNNLQMVMRALSIEVPISTAVKIVNCPTLPKALNRCYKKLFRQLSVHSTSAAPALLLPPNWCTMTGFRAICIHSVLSSKKARAESTLDYDESQAAVQLFRQRLRSLFYRTTLLSRLETSMFEELPAALSVESRLTANYNSEAPATPALAKAAHPTDELSSAKHSSRSLVEELELEHHSPKSEPTELIKQEFG, translated from the exons ATGTGTGACATAGACAGCTTGCAGCAAAGTCAAAGAGAATTGCTGCAGGAAATAAATACATTGCTTACCAAAACTAACAGTGAGCAAAATGAAGGAAATACCTTGTTGTTGAACCAGGAGATGCAGCGGCGTCTGGAACAGTTGCGCAGGCGTATGATAGAGCTGTTGCAGCTAGTGAGGGAACGCTACGCACGCAACGAACAAATATTGATACGCCGACAGTGCAGGCGTGCGGCAAGCTCAACAGATGGGCCTGCTGCAGCcgacaatataaataaaagcggcGCAGTGCTGCGCGGAGGTACGTTTCGTTTTAAAGGGAATCTATATTTTCGTGATGTGGACGGACGCAGCTGTCCAAACAACGAGGATTATGAGAAGCGTTGCTATACTGAGATGTTTCCCACAGACTTTGATATGCGCTCTAAGCATGTGTGGACAGTGCTGGATAAACGCAATGTTGTAATGGGCATTAAACAGCAG CTAGTGGAGCATGCAAGCTTTGGGACTCTTCCCTCTGATCAGGCACGCAAGCGCAAACGCATTGCTGCACATGAGCAAACTATTTCCAATTTATTAGGTGCTGCGGATAGCAGCTTTAGCATTGACTGGCATCAGATAAGCAGCTTAGATGTCGACCATAGGCATTCACCTTACAGTTGTGAGGCCATGTGGCTGGTTTATTTACAGCCGCAACTGAAACGCGACGACTGGAGCCCCGACGAggatgagcagctgctggcagcagccagGAAACATGCGCTTCAAGATTGGCAGGCAATTGCCGCAGCAGTGCCTCAGCGCTCGGACTATCAATGCTTTGTTCGCAGACAAACAACGCTACGTTTGCAATTGGAGCCAACAAGCAACTATAAATGGGTTCATGAGGATAACGAACGCTTACGCAAGGTAGTGCTCCGTAACACAGTTAATGGCGTCATCAATTGGTCGCAGGTTGTAGAGCATTTTCCAGGCCGATCCAGATCAACATTAATAGGACGTTATACGTATGTGCTTCATCCAAGCATAAGTCGTG aGCCTTTTACGCCGAAGGAAGACTTTCAGCTATTTGCTGCCTATGAAGAATACAATggcaaattcaattgctttCCGCGCACGTTATTTCCAAATCGCTCCTTAGCACAATTGCGGACACGCTATCACAATGTACTGGCACAGAGGAATAAGACGGATTGCTGGTCTGTGGATGATGATACCAAATTAATGGATTTTGTTGGAAACCATGGGCCGCAATGGGTCAACTGCGCAAATTTTCTGGGCAATCATACACGAACCAGCTGTCGCACACGCTTTCTTGTTATCAAACGTTTCTTGGAACAGAACTCTCATGCCACAGTGGCGGATATACCACGTCGCAAATGCCACAAGAACGCGCAGGTAACACCAGAGAACTGGCTGCAGCGCTTAGAAGAATGGCAAAAGGATCCTTCAGCCTTGATAGATGAAACTGCTTTAAGCAAACGCTCTAACAGGGCAAAGAGACCCAGACGTGAGCCGATGCAGCAGCGACTTGCACCACTACGTGGCTTGGAGCTGCAATTTTATGAGTACTTCAAGTacgcttataatttaaatttaaatgtgccACAAGCAACACCTCTACTGCTGCCTAGCAACACAAACAATCTGCAAATGGTAATGAGAGCTTTGAGCATTGAAGTGCCTATCTCAACAGCGGTTAAAATCGTCAACTGTCCAACGCTGCCTAAGGCACTAAATCGCTGCTACAAGAAATTGTTCCGTCAATTGTCAGTCCACTCAACCtcagcagcaccagcattATTGCTGCCACCCAACTGGTGCACCATGACGGGTTTCCGTGCCATTTGCATACACTCGGTACTCTCTAGCAAGAAGGCACGTGCTGAGAGTACCTTGGACTATGACGAATCTCAAGCGGCAGTGCAGTTGTTTAGACAACGCTTGCGCTCTTTGTTTTACCGCACCACATTGCTTAGTCGCCTGGAAACCTCAATGTTTGAagagctgccagcagctttaAGTGTGGAGTCACGACTTACTGCCAACTATAACTCAGAAGcaccagcaacaccagcaCTGGCCAAAGCGGCACATCCCACAGATGAGCTGTCGTCTGCTAAACATTCAAGTCGCAGTTTGGTTGAAGAGCTGGAGTTAGAGCATCATAGTCCTAAATCAGAGCCAACTGAGCTTATCAAGCAAGAGTTTGGATAA